The Lepeophtheirus salmonis chromosome 1, UVic_Lsal_1.4, whole genome shotgun sequence genome has a segment encoding these proteins:
- the ClC-c gene encoding H(+)/Cl(-) exchange transporter 4, with protein MTDTEPVLRRGRGSEIDDDAMLDIRHAGTTSSDPTIGAEPDEVDYSGFQGLGQYDDFHTIDWQRDIARDRMRHRHIVKKSSNSCLDALKGFHDAWSGWVCVLLVGICSGVMAGVIDIGATWLMDLKFGICPSAFYLNKEQCCWSSNDTLIDIAGNCSLWLSWSEVFTLGKEGAGAYVTCYLFYVLWALLFATLAARLVRMFAPYACGSGIPEIKTILSGFIIRGYLGKWTFLIKSVAIMLAVASGLSLGKEGPMVHMACCTGNILAYLFPKYGRNEAKKREILSAASAAGVSVAFGAPIGGILFSLEEVSYYFPLKTLWRSFFCALVAAFVLQSINPFGNEHSVLFYVEYSKPWIFFELIPFLILGIIGGLIGALFIRCNIKWCRYRKQTRLGQYPVAEVVLVTLATAVVAYPNVYTRMNTSELIYLLFSQCGDTNPDGICEYINKNSTYVYPDNVDIAQAGPGVYTAMWKLSLALIFKMLVTIFTFGMKVPAGLFIPSLSMGAIIGRIVGIGMEQFVFFYHDSLPWFFQGECAQDESCITPGLYAMVGAAAVLGGVTRMTVSLVVIMFELTGGVRYIVPLMAAVMASKWVGDALGKSGIYDAHIALNGYPFLDIKEEFEHTTLAADVMQPQSNKSLSVLKEDSMSLAEVEEILETTEHNGFPVMTSREPQYLVGFVNRRDLSLAIQNAKSRMDDVNQDTLCLFTNNILDPPSLLHHYETTPIQLGKIVDLAPPTITDKTPMETVVDMFRKLGLRQTLVTHEGSLLGIITKKDVLRHIKHLENDYSELFN; from the coding sequence atgaCAGATACGGAACCAGTGCTTCGCCGTGGGCGCGGATCCGAAATAGATGACGATGCAATGTTGGATATCCGCCATGCTGGAACAACATCCTCCGACCCTACGATAGGAGCTGAGCCGGATGAAGTGGACTACTCCGGTTTTCAAGGTCTTGGGCAATATGACGACTTCCATACGATTGACTGGCAGCGTGACATTGCCCGTGATCGAATGCGACATCGCCACATCGTTAAAAAGTCCTCGAATTCATGTTTAGATGCCTTAAAAGGCTTCCACGACGCATGGTCGGGCTGGGTTTGTGTTTTACTTGTTGGGATCTGTTCTGGAGTGATGGCTGGAGTCATCGACATTGGAGCTACTTGGCTCATGGATCTTAAATTTGGGATATGTCCAAGTGCATTTTACCTGAACAAGGAGCAATGCTGCTGGTCGTCAAACGACACACTCATTGATATTGCGGGAAACTGCTCCCTTTGGCTATCCTGGTCCGAAGTCTTTACTCTTGGGAAGGAGGGAGCTGGGGCCTATGTCACTTGCTATCTTTTCTACGTGTTGTGGGCTCTTCTCTTTGCCACTCTTGCAGCTAGACTTGTGCGTATGTTTGCACCCTATGCCTGTGGCTCGGGTATTCCAGagatcaaaactattttatccGGTTTTATTATACGAGGATATCTGGGGAAGTGGACTTTTCTTATCAAAAGTGTGGCCATCATGCTTGCAGTAGCTTCAGGGCTTAGTTTGGGAAAGGAGGGGCCTATGGTTCATATGGCATGTTGTACGGGAAATATTCTGGCATATCTCTTCCCAAAATATGGAAGAAATGAGGCCAAAAAAAGAGAGATCCTGTCTGCAGCATCTGCAGCTGGCGTCTCTGTTGCTTTTGGAGCACCCATTGGTGGGATTTTGTTCTCTCTTGAGGAAGTAAGCTATTATTTTCCGCTCAAAACACTCTGGCGCTCCTTTTTTTGTGCTCTAGTCGCAGCATTTGTGCTTCAATCCATCAATCCATTTGGAAACGAACATTCCGTTCTATTCTATGTAGAGTATTCAAAGCCTTGGATCTTTTTCGAACTCATACCctttttaattttgggaatcaTTGGTGGACTCATTGGTGCTTTATTTATCAGGTGCAATATTAAATGGTGTCGCTATAGGAAGCAAACCCGATTAGGTCAATATCCTGTGGCAGAAGTTGTACTCGTCACATTAGCCACAGCTGTTGTAGCCTATCCTAATGTTTACACTCGAATGAACACCTCtgaattgatttatttacttttctctCAATGTGGGGATACAAACCCTGATGGCATTTGTGAATACATCAATAAAAACTCAACATATGTGTATCCTGATAATGTTGACATAGCACAAGCGGGACCAGGTGTTTATACCGCCATGTGGAAACTTAGTCTGGCACTGATCTTTAAAATGCTTGTAACTATATTTACTTTTGGAATGAAAGTACCTGCAGGACTTTTTATCCCTTCTTTATCCATGGGGGCCATTATTGGGAGAATAGTTGGGATTGGTATGgagcaatttgtttttttctatcatGATTCTCTCCCTTGGTTCTTTCAAGGGGAGTGTGCACAAGACGAATCCTGTATCACGCCAGGTTTGTACGCCATGGTTGGTGCTGCTGCCGTTCTAGGTGGTGTGACTCGTATGACAGTTTCTTTAGTAGTTATTATGTTTGAACTAACTGGTGGAGTCCGATATATTGTTCCCTTAATGGCTGCAGTAATGGCGAGTAAGTGGGTCGGAGACGCACTAGGAAAGAGTGGTATATATGATGCTCACATAGCTTTGAACGGTTACCCTTTCTTGGACATCAAAGAAGAATTCGAACATACAACTTTAGCCGCAGATGTCATGCAACCTCAAAGCAATAAGAGCCTATCTGTTTTGAAGGAAGACTCCATGTCATTGGCAGAAGTAGAGGAAATATTAGAAACAACTGAGCATAATGGATTCCCGGTTATGACGTCTAGAGAGCCTCAATATCTTGTAGGCTTTGTCAATCGTCGAGACTTGAGTCTTGCCATTCAAAATGCCAAGTCACGAATGGATGACGTAAATCAAGATACCCTTTGtcttttcacaaataatatcCTGGATCCTCCCTCATTACTTCATCACTATGAGACGACACCTATTCAACTAGGGAAGATTGTTGATCTTGCTCCTCCAACAATTACTGATAAAACGCCAATGGAGACTGTCGTAGATATGTTTAGAAAACTGGGGCTGAGGCAAACGCTAGTTACGCACGAAGGAAGCCTTCTTggcattattacaaaaaaggaCGTTCTAAGACACATAAAACACTTGGAAAATGACTATAGTGAACTTTTTAACTGA
- the LOC121131918 gene encoding tRNA dimethylallyltransferase: protein MAYFRTPIVVLLGATGAGKSKLALELAQRFKGEIISADAMQMYHGLNIATNKVSEEELKKVQHHMIDMLDPLSQMVRVNDFRNTCLPIIEGLLAKNVIPFICGGTNYYIESLIWNILVDDAQSDSDSEIDHNNLPYQKDDDLSIPSEKMYSELLEVDPERASTLHFKERRKIYRSLQIYYRHGGKKHSDFIKGQRSSLGGSHIGGPLRYKNVCFLWVDTEVSILDKRCDSRVDKMIQRGLLDELEDFHRRYNLKRSTSSDYTIGIFQSIGFKEFHSYLNLEEDLKTKPMGKKMYEDGITALKIATHRYARRQIRWIRQRLLNPLNMSHLPVYRVDSSDPSKWSENVHEPSVEVIQSFIDGKTPDKIPVPLLEKSNYDPEDLKKVFVCETCEMQLKGIIQYRTHMSSKKHKSRLKKVFQFDETTPFFSLEIMRDSKSFKESDRLQLIKTLKRMSKGELTSLRIFHFLKGNEAMDMDIKLKESQADKHIQELNKYNILAKMLPIPTNKS from the exons TTCGAACCCCAATTGTTGTATTATTAGGCGCAACAGGGGCTGGAAAGTCTAAACTTGCACTGGAGTTGGCCCAGCGATTTAAAGGGGAGATAATTAGTGCAGATGCGATGCAAATGTACCATGGGTTGAATATTGCCACCAACAAG GTATCTGAGGAGGAATTGAAAAAAGTCCAACATCATATGATTGATATGTTGGATCCTTTGTCCCAAATGGTCAGAGTAAATGATTTTCGAAATACTTGCCTTCCTATTATTGAGGGTTTATTAGCTAAAAATGTAATTCCGTTTATCTGTGGAGGAACCAATTATTATATTGAGAGTTTAATTTGGAATATCCTTGTGGATGATGCGCAAAGTGACTCGGATTCGGAGATAGATCACAATAATCTACCGTACCAAAAGGATGATGACCTCTCCATACCTTCTGAAAAAATGTACTCGGAGTTGCTAGAAGTAGATCCAGAGCGGGCCAGTACTCTACATTTTAAAGAAAGACGTAAAATATATCGATCTCTTCAGATATATTATAGACATGGGGGTAAAAAACATAGTGATTTCATCAAAGGTCAAAGAAGTTCGTTAGGTGGATCTCACATTGGGGGTCCTCTACGctacaaaaatgtatgttttctGTGGGTGGATACTGAAGTAAGCATACTGGATAAACGATGTGACTCTAGAGTTGATAAAATGATTCAGCGTGGGCTTTTAGATGAACTAGAGGACTTTCACCGGAGATATAACTTAAAAAGGAGCACTTCCTCTGACTACACTATTGGAATCTTCCAG TCGATAGGTTTCAAGGAGtttcatagttatttaaatcTAGAAGAAGACTTAAAAACTAAACCAAtgggtaaaaaaatgtatgaggATGGGATAACAGCCCTCAAGATTGCAACTCATCGCTACGCTCGTCGTCAGATTCGTTGGATACGACAGCGGTTATTGAATCCGTTAAACATGTCTCATCTACCTGTATATAGAGTAGATTCATCAGATCCTTCTAAATGGAGTGAGAATGTCCATGAACCTTCAGTAGAAGTTATTCAATCTTTCATTGATGGAAAAACACCTGATAAGATCCCTGTCCCCTTGCTTGAAAAATCTAACTATGATCCCGAGGATTTGAAAAAAGTGTTCGTTTGTGAAACATGCGAAATGCAATTAAAG GGAATCATTCAGTATCGTACTCACATGAGTagcaaaaaacataaaagtcGATTAAAGAAAGTATTCCAATTCGATGAAACAACCCCTTTTTTCTCTCTCGAAATAATGAGGGATTCAAAATCGTTTAAAGAGTCTGATAGGCTTCAATTGATCAAGACTCTTAAGCGGATGAGTAAAGGAGAATTGACGTCTTTacgtatttttcatttcttgaaaGGAAATGAAGCCATGGACATGGATATCAAACTCAAGGAATCACAAGCCGATAAACATATTCAAGAACTTAATAAGTACAACATTCTTGCTAAAATGCTTCCAATACCtacaaataaaagttga
- the LOC121131919 gene encoding tRNA wybutosine-synthesizing protein 5, with protein sequence MEKEIPIFHCEQEWKAFLERKTPQRIPGVWRGATNIGTCVSKWRDPRYLAEKIRDRPVKIHVSKEPNMDFKNKNFMYKDLNLKELILRASGLEKHSSYFIDSQELYYLRHIGDSPRGERVNFEEDFPELGEDFTFPTTFFPSNKLFSSILRISSPSVRIWTHYDVLDNFYVQIVGTKRAIFWAPHSALDLYLEGDKSAVVDVNNPDPELYPKFLSAQKYIVDLEPGDVLFIPSLWFHNMEALSFGVAVNIFWKNLDDKLYDKKDVYGNKDLVPAANADRMLINIIKQLELLPQDYRDFYGRQLINKIKKKCLTHEI encoded by the exons ATGGAAAAGGAAATCCCGATATTTCACTGTGAGCAAGAATGGAAAGCATTTTTGGAGAGAAAGACGCCTCAGCGCATTCCTGGGGTTTGGAGGGGTGCTACCAACATTGGTACATGTGTTTCCAAGTGGAGAGATCCTCGTTATTTAGCCGAGAAAATTCGAGATCGTCCTGTTAAAATCCATGTATCCAAAGAGCCgaatatggattttaaaaataaaaattttatgtataaggATTTAAATTTGAAGGAATTGATTTTAAGAGCCTCGGGTCTTGAAAAACATTCCTCCTACTTTATTGACtcacaa GAGCTCTACTATTTGAGACATATAGGGGATAGTCCTCGTGGAGAAAGAGTCAATTTTGAGGAAGACTTTCCTGAGCTCGGAGAAGATTTTACTTTTCCAACTACTTTCTTCccctcaaataaattattttcttccataCTCCGTATTTCAAGTCCAAGTGTAAGAATATGGACGCACTATGATGTTCTAGATAACTTTTATGTGCAGATAGTGGGCACTAAACGCGCTATATTCTGGGCTCCACACTCAGCCTTAGATTTATACTTGGAAGGTGATAAGTCAGCTGTTGTTGATGTGAACAATCCGGATCCCGAATTGTATCCCAAATTTTTATCTGCTCAAAAGTACATTGTGGATCTAGAGCCTGGAGATGTTTTGTTCATTCCATCGCTTTGGTTTCATAATATGGAAGCACTGAGCTTTGGAGTAGCAGTCaatatcttttggaaaaatttggATGATAAACTATATGATAAAAAGGATGTCTATGGCAACAAAGATCTTGTTCCAGCAGCGAATGCCGATAGAatgttgataaatataataaaacaattagaGTTGCTCCCTCAAGACTATCGCGATTTCTATGGAagacaattaatcaataaaattaaaaagaaatgtctAACTCatgagatttga